Part of the Nitrospinota bacterium genome, ACGGCGGCGGGGCCGGAATGGTTCTCAAGCCAGAGCCCATCATTCGGGCTCTCAGGGCCATTGAGGCTGAGGCCGGCCCGGCGACGGTAGTCCTGCTCACCCCCCAGGGTATTCCCTTCTCCCAGGCGCTGGCCCAGCGATTGAGCAAGGAGGAGCGCCTCGTTTTGCTCTGCGGCCGCTACGAAGGGGTGGACGAGCGGGTCCGGCTCCATTTTACTGACCTCGAGATCTCCATCGGCGATTACGTGCTCATGGGTGGGGAGATTCCGGCCCTGGTGGTCCTCGATGCGACAGTGCGTCTGCTGCCGGGTGTCGTTGGCGAGGAGCGATCCATCCAGGAGGACTCCTTCCAGACGGGCCTGCTCGACCATCCCCACTACACGCGCCCGGCTGAGGCCGAGGGCCATAAGGTGCCCGAGGTGCTCCTTTCCGGCAACCACGAGGCCATCCGACGCTGGAGGCGCAAAGAGAGCCTCCGGCGGACGCGCGCCCGCCGCCCCGAC contains:
- the trmD gene encoding tRNA (guanosine(37)-N1)-methyltransferase TrmD produces the protein MEVHIVTLFPDLFASPLKESILGKAIDRGVVDVVVHDLRDHAQDKHRTADDAPYGGGAGMVLKPEPIIRALRAIEAEAGPATVVLLTPQGIPFSQALAQRLSKEERLVLLCGRYEGVDERVRLHFTDLEISIGDYVLMGGEIPALVVLDATVRLLPGVVGEERSIQEDSFQTGLLDHPHYTRPAEAEGHKVPEVLLSGNHEAIRRWRRKESLRRTRARRPDLLETATLTDEDVELLAEIEAEEASPE